GCGGCCACGGTACCACGCTCGGTGGCGCGATCGTCGATTCCGGACGGTTCCCGTGGGCGCAGCACGCCGCACGCTTCCCAGCCTTCAACACGCCGGACGCGTCCTATCACGGCCTCGTCTATGCCGAGCGCTTCGGCAAGACCGCCTTCATTGAGCGTGCGCGCAGCATCTATCAGCGCACCATGGGCTCGGTGCTGTCGCCCTTCAACGCCTTCCTGCTGCTCCAGGGTATCGAGACCGTGGCGCTACGCATGGAGCGCCACGTCGAGAACGCACGCAAGGTCGCGGAATTCCTGCGCTCTGACCCGCGCGTGGCCTGGGTCAACTATGCCGGCTTCCCGAACAGCCCATATTATTCGCTGGTGCAGAAATATCTCGCGGGCCATGGCTCGTCCCTGTTCACCTTCGGCATCAAGGGCGGCATGGAGGCCGGCAAGGCGTTTTATGACGCGCTGAAGCTGATCACGCGGCTTGTCAACATCGGCGATGCAAAATCGCTCGCTTGCCATCCGGCCTCGACCACGCATCGGCAGATGTCGGCCGAGCAGCAGCGCGCGGCCGGCGTGCTGCCGGAGACGATCCGCCTCTCGATCGGCATCGAGCATATCGCCGATATCATCGAAGATATCGACCAGGCGCTGGCCAAGGCCTGCCCGTCTGAACGGCTTCAGGCTGCGGAGTAGGCGGCCGCGCCGATGACCGTCTTGATCGACAAGGATCAAGGTATTTTGAGCCCGGCCCTGGT
This genomic interval from Bradyrhizobium sp. CB82 contains the following:
- a CDS encoding O-acetylhomoserine aminocarboxypropyltransferase/cysteine synthase family protein, producing the protein MRNETIAIHAGYEPEATTHAVAVPIYQTAAYAFDSADHGAALFNLEAEGYRYSRIANPTTAVLEKRISELEGGVGALAVATGQAALHFAFVNVADHGGNIVSVPQLYGTTHTLLSHILPRQGITGRFAESDKPDAIARLIDEDTRAVFAESIGNPAGNVCDIEALAKTAHAHGVPLIVDNTVATPILLKPFDYGADVAAHSLTKFLGGHGTTLGGAIVDSGRFPWAQHAARFPAFNTPDASYHGLVYAERFGKTAFIERARSIYQRTMGSVLSPFNAFLLLQGIETVALRMERHVENARKVAEFLRSDPRVAWVNYAGFPNSPYYSLVQKYLAGHGSSLFTFGIKGGMEAGKAFYDALKLITRLVNIGDAKSLACHPASTTHRQMSAEQQRAAGVLPETIRLSIGIEHIADIIEDIDQALAKACPSERLQAAE